ATGCCTATCAGCCGGTCCTTTTCATCCTATCAATCATGATTTCCATTCTTGTTTCATATGTTGCGCTATACATCTTTACCAGCCTGCAAAAATTCATGGGTAACTTTTTTCTCAAAGCGATCACCTCCTTATTAATGGGGATAGCTGTCGCCAGCATGCATTATACTGGCATGGAGGCGGTTGTTTTTTACACAGAGGGAAATACACTTCCTTCCACAGCGCATGCACATCATATGAATGTAAAGATGCTCATTGTTTCTGTGACATTAGGAATAGGAGTGATTTTGGGACTATCAGGTCTATCTAGCCTGCTTGATCGGTATGTAGATTTCCGTTTAAATCATTTCGATGCCTTGACAGGGATGCCGAATAGACGGCAGTTCGAAAAAATGCTCAATGTCTCTTCGCCTGCAAATATAGCCATCATCCACCTACATGGACTCGAAAAATGGAATAGGAGATATGGGTATGAAGTTGGCGATGAAGTGATTAGGGCTGTCAGCGAAACTCTTGTCAAGCTTAAGCCGGCGTATTGTATGTTGTACAGAATAGAAGGCAATCGTTTTGCCCTGGTATTAGAGAATGAACGTGACAGTGAAAAACTGATTCTTTCCATGGAAAGAATCATGGCATTTTTGAAAAAACCGTTAGTTATTAATGAAAAAAAATTAGCTATTGATATGGTCTGTTCAGTGGCTTCTTCTGAAGGAAATGACCGTTCTGAACTCTTTGCCAATGCGATGGCAGTACTACAGCACTCTCACACTGCATTTAATCATGCAGTGATTGAATATGACCCAAATATCCATACCTTCGCCTTCGAACGGAATCTGATCCAGGACATAGACAGGGCGATGCGGGAGGATGAACTTTTTGTTTTATATCAGCCTAAAATATGTTCCAAGACTCGGGTGGTGTTCGGGGTTGAAGCTCTGCTTCGTTGGAAGCATTCAGTACATGGTGTGATTTCACCCGGTATCTTTATACCGATTCTTGAAGAAAACGGGAAAATGCATGAAGTTACAGATTGGCTCATAGATCATGTGTGCAAGCAGATTAGCGTCTGGAACTCACTTGAACTGCCCATTTTCAAAGTAGCAATCAATATACCGGGATCTTATTTTACCTCTCCCCATTTAATGGAAACATTGAAGCAGTGCGTATCAAAATATGGCATCGACAGTCATTTTCTCGAGCTTGAAATTACCGAGACGAGTGTAATTGACCAGATCGAAGATGCAATAAGAGCGGTGGGTGCCTTCAAGGAATTTGGTTTTACGGTAGCCCTGGATGATTTTGGGACAGGTGTATCTTCATTATCTTATTTAAAACGACTGCCGATTTCGACCATGAAAATCGACAAATCCTTTGTGGATGATGTACCTCAATCAGA
The window above is part of the Mesobacillus jeotgali genome. Proteins encoded here:
- a CDS encoding EAL domain-containing protein translates to MFITHKPEDIVILQGEYSLSIVLLSIVIAFLASYTALSLNERIRKNGFFSRNFWLVLASIAMGMGIWAMHFIGMSAFRLPVSMEYNLSATILSIFPAVMASYLAFYISNRTNLTRWPKILAGFIMGIGIASMHYIGMSAMEMEIDYAYQPVLFILSIMISILVSYVALYIFTSLQKFMGNFFLKAITSLLMGIAVASMHYTGMEAVVFYTEGNTLPSTAHAHHMNVKMLIVSVTLGIGVILGLSGLSSLLDRYVDFRLNHFDALTGMPNRRQFEKMLNVSSPANIAIIHLHGLEKWNRRYGYEVGDEVIRAVSETLVKLKPAYCMLYRIEGNRFALVLENERDSEKLILSMERIMAFLKKPLVINEKKLAIDMVCSVASSEGNDRSELFANAMAVLQHSHTAFNHAVIEYDPNIHTFAFERNLIQDIDRAMREDELFVLYQPKICSKTRVVFGVEALLRWKHSVHGVISPGIFIPILEENGKMHEVTDWLIDHVCKQISVWNSLELPIFKVAINIPGSYFTSPHLMETLKQCVSKYGIDSHFLELEITETSVIDQIEDAIRAVGAFKEFGFTVALDDFGTGVSSLSYLKRLPISTMKIDKSFVDDVPQSEKDSAIMKAIISLGHSLKLKVVIEGVENEEQMKFLSSNSENPIIQGYYYSKPLEADGLVSWIDDFNEIAV